A single region of the Streptomyces sp. NBC_00425 genome encodes:
- the ctaD gene encoding aa3-type cytochrome oxidase subunit I gives MSILNEPQGASAAEDSYENELPVRRRQPGNVVVKWLTTTDHKTIGTLYLVTSFAFFCIGGVMALLMRAELARPGLQIMSNEQFNQAFTMHGTIMLLMFATPLFAGFTNWIMPLQIGAPDVAFPRLNMFAYWLYLFGSTIAVGGFLTPQGAADFGWFAYSPLSDAVRSPGLGADLWIMGLAFSGFGTILGAVNFITTIICMRAPGMTMFRMPIFTWNVLLTAVLVLLAFPVLAAALFALEADRKFGAHVFDAANGGALLWQHLFWFFGHPEVYIIALPFFGIISEVIPVFSRKPMFGYMGLIAATISIAGLSVTVWAHHMYVTGGVLLPFFSFMTFLIAVPTGVKFFNWIGTMWKGSLSFETPMLWATGFLITFTFGGLTGVILASPPMDFHVSDSYFVVAHFHYVVFGTVVFAMFSGFHFWWPKMTGKMLDERLGKITFWTLFIGFHGTFLVQHWLGAEGMPRRYADYLAADGFTALNTISTISSFVLGLSVLPFFYNVWKTAKYGKPVGVDDPWGYGRSLEWATSCPPPRHNFLTLPRIRSESPAFDLHHPEIAALEQLEHSGHGASAIAGSKEAGK, from the coding sequence GTGAGCATCCTCAACGAACCCCAGGGTGCCTCCGCAGCTGAGGACTCGTACGAGAACGAGCTGCCGGTCAGGCGCCGGCAGCCCGGCAACGTCGTGGTGAAGTGGCTGACGACCACCGACCACAAGACCATCGGTACGTTGTACCTGGTCACGTCGTTCGCGTTCTTCTGCATCGGCGGCGTCATGGCGCTCCTCATGCGCGCCGAGCTCGCCCGTCCGGGCCTGCAGATCATGTCGAACGAGCAGTTCAACCAGGCGTTCACGATGCACGGCACGATCATGCTGCTGATGTTCGCGACGCCGCTGTTCGCCGGCTTCACGAACTGGATCATGCCGCTGCAGATCGGCGCGCCCGACGTGGCGTTCCCGCGGCTGAACATGTTCGCCTACTGGCTCTACCTGTTCGGCTCGACCATCGCCGTGGGCGGCTTCCTCACCCCGCAGGGTGCGGCCGACTTCGGCTGGTTCGCCTACTCCCCGCTGTCGGACGCGGTCCGCTCGCCGGGCCTCGGCGCCGACCTGTGGATCATGGGTCTGGCCTTCTCCGGCTTCGGCACGATCCTCGGCGCGGTCAACTTCATCACCACGATCATCTGCATGCGCGCGCCGGGCATGACGATGTTCCGCATGCCGATCTTCACGTGGAACGTGCTGCTGACGGCCGTCCTGGTCCTGCTGGCCTTCCCCGTCCTCGCCGCCGCGCTGTTCGCGCTGGAGGCGGATCGGAAATTCGGGGCACATGTCTTCGACGCGGCCAACGGCGGCGCGTTGCTGTGGCAGCACCTCTTCTGGTTCTTCGGCCATCCAGAGGTGTACATCATCGCCCTGCCGTTCTTCGGCATCATCTCCGAGGTCATCCCGGTCTTCTCCCGCAAGCCGATGTTCGGCTACATGGGCCTGATCGCCGCGACGATCTCGATCGCGGGCCTGTCCGTGACGGTGTGGGCGCACCACATGTACGTCACCGGCGGTGTGCTGCTTCCGTTCTTCTCCTTCATGACGTTCCTCATCGCCGTCCCGACCGGCGTGAAGTTCTTCAACTGGATCGGAACGATGTGGAAGGGCTCGCTGTCCTTCGAGACGCCGATGCTGTGGGCGACGGGCTTCCTGATCACCTTCACCTTCGGTGGTCTGACCGGCGTCATCCTGGCCTCGCCGCCGATGGACTTCCACGTCTCCGACTCGTACTTCGTGGTGGCGCACTTCCACTACGTCGTGTTCGGCACGGTCGTCTTCGCGATGTTCTCCGGCTTCCACTTCTGGTGGCCGAAGATGACGGGCAAGATGCTCGACGAGCGGCTCGGCAAGATCACGTTCTGGACGCTGTTCATCGGCTTCCACGGCACCTTCCTGGTCCAGCACTGGCTGGGCGCCGAGGGCATGCCGCGTCGTTACGCGGACTACCTCGCCGCCGACGGGTTCACCGCCCTGAACACGATCTCGACGATCAGCTCGTTCGTCCTCGGTCTGTCCGTGCTGCCGTTCTTCTACAACGTGTGGAAGACCGCCAAGTACGGCAAGCCGGTCGGCGTCGACGACCCGTGGGGCTACGGCCGCTCCCTGGAGTGGGCCACCTCCTGCCCGCCGCCGCGCCACAACTTCCTCACCCTGCCGCGGATCCGCAGCGAATCCCCGGCGTTCGACCTGCACCACCCGGAGATCGCCGCGCTCGAGCAGCTGGAGCACAGCGGCCACGGCGCCAGCGCCATCGCGGGCAGCAAGGAGGCCGGCAAGTGA